From Malus sylvestris chromosome 1, drMalSylv7.2, whole genome shotgun sequence:
AATTTCGGTGGCCTACGATGAGAAAGAAACCAGTTTACTTTTCGCTcagagcaattccacccatggagcccttCCCCCTAGCAATctactattcaatccaccctatTAAACAGTAACGgtcttaaatgaatagtaactaccattaatgaacagtaattaccatttacatctccacccttggaaccctccccctggcaataagcaattaaaataatagttttttgtttgtttaaataataaaaaaccctctctctctctctctctctgacacaaaaaaaataaaaaattgcaaagcccTCGGGCCATaggcccgtcgactccccacccccccttagctcgggctcccaccctcactcgggcccttCCCCGCTGGAGCTGCTCCCACCGGCCCTCAGGCCCTTTCTCCTCCCCTGTCGCCCGAGCAACCAGCatccgctggagttgctctcaTAACGCGACCCGCCTCCCCCTATTGCCTTGTCCCAATTGTGACATCGGTGCAACAACAATGAACGAGCCCCTCTCTTTCTCTGTAACTTCAAACCCTTCTCCGTCTTAAAACTCACTCAGAACCTCCGCCAACTACGCCGATTACTTCCTCCTTATCACATTTGCTGCGCCTGTTTGAGTATCACATTTGTTGAACTCTCGACACCTGACAACAAGGCGGGTCTTCAGGTTACCTGCAAGAAACTATAATCCAAAAAATGATGGTCCAAGGATCCCTTTCCTTATTAATTACAAGAAGCAGCAGATGATTTGTAGCAATTTAAATGTtgttagaaagattgaaatgtTCCCGTCCGGTCACCTGGTTTTaacagatgatgaaatgtaaaaGTATTCAGAAATAAAAAGATGAATTTGTATACTTTTATCTTGGGTAAATATTTAATTAGTATTAGACTGGTTTTATATGTTCTATTTTTTCATGAAATTAAGTGTGCAAGCTCTACTCATATTCTTTTATGTTATTGTTTGGACCTAAAATTACATCATCGGTTCGTGCAATCAAGGCCGTTAAGTAGGCATAGCTCCCAACATTTGGATCGAAGagtgaaaaatatttttttttattattgaaagataatattatgatttttatcatcataattatcttttaataatgattttttttcttatacaaCGGGATAAATAGGATTCTCATTATCTCCGGTGAAAGCAACAAGCAAAGTGCGAATTCACTTAGGTTTGCTGGCAGTGGACGTGTAGATTGATAGGAGATCATCAAGTGGGATTTGACATCCCCTAAAGAAAAATAAGGTCCTGGATAACGAAGACATTGGAAACCTAGGTAGGCTAGGCTTTTTGTTTTGCATGGTGATGGATGTTGTCAGATGGGTTTGAAATGATAAGGGTACTTTGAAATTTCAAAGTCCTCTTGTGAAAGTCTCTGGGCGCAGGGAGACTAGCGGGATTTTTGTTGAAATATGTCAAAGATAATATCAGTTATTTTGATATTGTTTGTTGGGATATATTCGGAAAAGGCTTCTATTTGGATTGGCGATCAAGGAGACTCGGCTATAAATACAAAGCTTTCTCACAAATCAaagccccctccaattcaacacacaaattgccctgcgtaaaccctcgctctacacgaaacctcttaacaaccttgagatttttattttctttttccgccaacacatcttcagtttggataaacagtactGTGAAGGTAATTGGCAAACaacttcagtttggataaacagcactgttgccgTATAATCAGTCGACCGCGaagcatctttagtttggataaacagcactgtgacgAGGTCGACTGGTTATTTAACCAAGTCTCAgttgagaaggattttcgaatccttattggcaaagatcatctcattagccttctcggagaagtgaggtgttaccaggttactatATTCGGAACCCTGAAAGTCGAATTTGATATTGGACTTCACaaaactagcaaccttgtctttaggctctagaacccgaaggccgagaagTGTTCcctcctcggccgcagtcgcaagatcaagaagtcagcagcgcatcCGATGCAACATCAACGTATTTTATTCCTCGGccgtcgagttggcacgccccgtacACAATCAAATGACGTatttagctcattagttactcggcctgcgcgccacgtaagcttggtagtttttagggtcaacagttctattttatttatttatatacttTAATATATCACTGAAATTGAGGGAAGTGACAATCTAACACAATGTCGAACGAGAATTGAATAGATAACCAAGTCATCGACGTCGCATAAAATATAATCAACAAGGTGTGTCACAAAAATCAAGTTTAAATAAACACAGAAATACTAGCATAACTATAATcatacaaaagaaaaacaaacaggcaaaatacaaaaggaaaagagagtGGATTGTCACTCTTTATCTGAAGAACTTGGGTGTAGCCGGAAATTTTCCACTTTGCATGTATCTCTAACTTGATGTAAGAGATAGAGACAGGGCCAATAAATCCCCCATTACGCGCTGGAATCCTCGCTAGCTTGGGTACCTGCAACTACCACACTACCACccaggggtggatttttttgccaaattgtcatgccaaccgtgccataccgattttgtgccaaattttttgtaccaatcggtaatggtacggtattgtatcctaccgaaatttcatggtacggtattggtaatggataccattattacggtattaccgtaccataccgaaaatacaatataatttataattgataaattatataatagataactatataacacatatttataatattccaataatttgaaaataaaaccctacttatattaacattgttgttggtgactttgatctcttaaaattgtggaaatcaaacacaaaagagttcctaattctttcacaaatagccaaaatatctttgtaacccccacttctactgttgctagtgaaaatgcatttagcctagggaggagggttgtTGACCTTTTTAGGGTATCCTTGACTTCTAAAATAATGAAGGCAATAGTGCGTACTAGTGGTTGGCTTAGGGcagatgaagtaaacttctacaaggaaccaacggaagatatgcttcaattttacaaagaaatggaagaagagaaaacaagaaagatatgctttaatttttttagtaaatttgttattaaatggttttcaactttaattcttcttgctactaattaatatgttttctttgtttgtaatgtatgcttgacacaaactcaatcttctacaagttcaatgcctcctccaaaagcttcgacatctcaagcttgaataactgatcaatgaattctcctttttgaagtttacttccaattttcatttggtttgaaactttgatttctatttggattgttaacttctatttgttttggttcttaacttctatttggattgtaagcttaattttcatgacgaatcttgatgcatcatttgaattattatgtgtgtgaattgtaactaatgaataatagatgaatttaatctataatgtatgagataaaggtgcaaaaaaaaaaaagttttgcccttgaattgggttaaaaaaacaaaaacagattttggtacggtaaccatACCGAACCCACACCACCTTTACGACTACCAGATACCGAGGGAGGTAAGATAGAACCGCCTTCAAAATCAACATCCGCATCATCATAAGACCAAACACTTGCCTTTCTCAAAACATGATGATGTGGGgtaagcaaggttctaaaagacgctagacgTTAGGTGCTAGTCGAACGGTGGGTAGGGGCCTAGCGTCTAGACGGTTAGACTTTAGAATAGTGGGATAAGAATGCACTTATGATGCATGGATACTTCACTTTGATCACGTATCCTGCATACAATATTGTCAGTTACTCATCTGGTACGTATTATGGTTAAGTTTGACATGATGGATAAACAtattcaacatttgagatacaCAAATCATGCTTTTATGATACTTTTACACTTtcaaataagaaattaaaagaacataaattaataagagACGAAACTTTATTTTGAAATCTAATGAATATGAAGAACTAACCTCTAATTGAAACTTTGAATAAAACTCTCACACTTCTTCTATAtatatcaagggaattagctTTATCAAATGAATTCAAATTCTTGTGTTCTCAAAATATGTtccaaattatatatttttatttttgtatatcaTTATATTGTTTTTATTGCCGTATCTATCGCATAACACATCCTACATTTTAGAGATTTTTTGTATAACCATGTTATGTCGTATCATATTGCTGTATCTGTATCTTCATAGGAATGCACATAATCCTCAAAACTCACCACCCGTTCCACCGCCATCGCTGCCACCCTTCTTCCCATCATAAGCCCCGGGAGACGCCACTGCGTCAGGCAGCGCCGCCTCACCCTCCAAGTACCTCACCACCTGCCTCATTGTGGGCCTTGCCCTGGGGGAATTATTTGAACACATCAGCCCTAGCTTCAGCACCACAACGGCCTCCAGATCATCAAACTCACCCCCCAATCTGTGGTCCACAACTTCAAGAATTAAGCCGGCCATCCACTTCTCCCAAACCCAATCAACCAATATCAGCTCCTCCGGCAGGGCTTTTGGTTCAATGGGTCTCCTCCCACACACCAGCTCCAGCAGGAGAGCACCAAAAGCAAACACATCCGAGCTCGGAGTCGGTTTTCCGGTCCGAGTCAACTCCGGAGCAAGGTAACCCAGTGTCCCAGCAACCCTAGTTGTTGTAGGGTTTGCTCCATGCTCATACAATTTAGCAAGACCGAAATCTCCAAGCCGTCCGTTCATCTCAGAATCCAAAAGAACGTTTCCTGCTTTTATGTCCCTATGAATCACAGTCTGCTCCCAACCTTCGTGCAAATACAATAAGCCAGAAGCTACATTTTGAGCTATCTTGAACCTCTGTTCCCAGCTCAAAATTGCTTTTGGCTTCTCAAATAAATATTTATCCAAGCTCCCATTAGGCATAAAATCATACACAAGCAGCAAATCTCCGCGCCGGCGACACCACCCCAACAACTGTGCTAAATTCCTGTGCCTGAGACGGCCAATGGTGGCGATTTCCGACACGAATTCCTGCAGACCCTGCCTCGACTTGTTCGAAATTCGCTTAACCGCCACTTGGGTTTCTGAATTCGGCAATGTCCCTTTGTAAACCTTACCAAATCCACCAAACCCGATCACCTCTTTATCCCTGAACCCTCTGGTGGCCTGCTTCAGGTCGTTGTACTTGAATCTATGAGGCCCAATGTCGAGCTCCCACGGCTCGATCACCTCGGCGTTCTTGATCCTGTGAACAATGTAGAAGCCCAATCCGGCGGCCAagataaagaaaacaagaacagaAAGAGAAACGCCAACGATCAGCGCTGATGAATGCTTCTTTTTACGGCCGGGAAGTTTAGGCAGAGCTTCTAAATCCAGAGATTTGGCTTCTCCGTTCATCTTAAAGCTCCAACCGGAGACGTAGTGGGAGCTGGCGAGCAACCCGGTCGAAGCAGAGAACCCAACGTAcataaaatctttcaaaattGGAGAAAGATCGACATCGAATGTTAAAATCGGGGATCTGGGTTTGATCGAATAGGGTGAAAGCATGACAGTGACTTGATTTTTCACCGAATCGTAATCGACCCAGGCCTGGATCGGCAGTCCACTATTGAGATTGAGGTTCTCTTTCGTCGAATTTCCACCGCTGAAAAACCCGGCTGGGGTCGATTTGTTGGAAGCCAGGGTGTTGATATCGATTCCGACATGGTTGTCGTTGATGTCCCCGAATTCGAAGTCCTTGACTGTGTCGAATTCGACGGCAAAGATGTGGTTGGAGAAGTTGCCGACGACGGTGGAGTTGAGGATGCCGAGGTACTGGCTGGGGAGGGATCCCGGGAGCGATTTCGACGGCGAGATTATGAAGGCAAGGCCGTGGCCGCCGAGCTTTGGGTACTGCGGGACGATGGTGAATACGAAGGAGGTGGAGAAGGAAAAGGCTTTACCGTCGGTAGAGCTTTTGAATCGGACTGGGGCGGAGTAGAAGGCGTGGCCGAGGACTCTGAGAGTGTCGTTTGTGAGCTTTAGCATGCCGTTGGGCTCGATTGATGCGACGCCGTTTAAGCTCATGTTGCTGCTGTTGGAGACGCCATTGAAGCCGTTTAAGTAGAGCTCTTGGTCGAGCTGGGTTTTTGCTGGGTTtgggaggaagaggaggaaaaccCAGCAAAGTATGAGTCTTTGGAATCCCATAGGAAGTAGAGCCGTAGAGGTCGACTCTTTGCTGGGTCTCTATTAAGCACATGGCAATGGAGTTCAGTACCAAATATAACTAAaatttcacttttaatttttaaaatatcatatatttttaaaataaacttcaaaatctctcaaaaaaaaaaacaaaataaacttcAAAAGACTTAAGTGCCTTCAACTTATGTGGGCTCCTGGAATGTTCTCTCCGTACCCAGTAAATTAGTAATTGTAAAATTTACATATGCAGATGGGAATTTTTCTatcctttcctttttatttttttgtatgcTTTTTTTACTTTTAGAGTTTTGGATCTTGATTATTTCCACATTTCCCAATCCAATAAGTAGAAAGAACAGTTTTTCGTTTTGTTCGTGACGCATTTTTAAAGGCAAATGTGGGCTGGTCAGTTGGGTTCGCGCAATAAAGAGTCACCTCATCAATCATTGtagaaaatggtttgaaagcGCGTTTACTAATTCGTAATCAGATTGAAGGGAATTGAATTTAGGAGGAATTAAATTGAGGGAGAATTGGAATGAGCTGGAATCAGAATTGGATtcatgttgaagttgtttaccaAAACTGTTTGGAATTGGAGTAGAAATAACACTGATCTATATAAACTATTTACTAATTCATATGAATCGGAATAAAATCTAATATAATTACTAAAGTACCCCTGCTTAACTAATCTATTTTATTTGCtaattatttttggtaaaacttttactctttcatttttttttagagagaaattttttagtaaaacttttAGTACAAATTTAATATGAAAGAATATTTTTATTTGCTTCTACATATTTGAGAAGATTCTTAATCACCCTAATTTatttcctcttctctctcttcccatcTCCCCAGTCTTTCTTAGCAGCCGCTCCTGCTTGACCAAAACGCTTTCACCCACACCATCCTCTCCAatacccaccaccaccaccgtctCTCCTCCCTCCTCTCCTCCCCCATCCTCTTCTTTCTCACCCTCCACTGCCTCAACTCACTCCCCTTCATCCACAAGACTATCCTCAATGCCAACCACGTTCTCTCTCATCCTTCTTCCCTGCCGTTCGTGGTTGTTCACCAAATCCTCGCTGACAAACACCCTGGGGAATAAGGGTCTGCCATTCACACCAATCCAAGCAATCAATTTCTGACTTGCAGCCCCAAACTGGTTTGCAACATTCGCATAAAGAAAGGTCTGCCGTTCTAGGACTTGTTCCATAAGAACATAACTCGGCCCGGCGTTCCGCCTGGGTCTGCAGTGTGTAAGGGTGGTGTCGTGGTGGTGGTCAAGGTGTAAGGAGTCGGCGGAGGAGAAACGAAAGAGAGGGTGCGCTATTGGTGGAAggtgc
This genomic window contains:
- the LOC126622352 gene encoding L-type lectin-domain containing receptor kinase S.4-like, whose product is MGFQRLILCWVFLLFLPNPAKTQLDQELYLNGFNGVSNSSNMSLNGVASIEPNGMLKLTNDTLRVLGHAFYSAPVRFKSSTDGKAFSFSTSFVFTIVPQYPKLGGHGLAFIISPSKSLPGSLPSQYLGILNSTVVGNFSNHIFAVEFDTVKDFEFGDINDNHVGIDINTLASNKSTPAGFFSGGNSTKENLNLNSGLPIQAWVDYDSVKNQVTVMLSPYSIKPRSPILTFDVDLSPILKDFMYVGFSASTGLLASSHYVSGWSFKMNGEAKSLDLEALPKLPGRKKKHSSALIVGVSLSVLVFFILAAGLGFYIVHRIKNAEVIEPWELDIGPHRFKYNDLKQATRGFRDKEVIGFGGFGKVYKGTLPNSETQVAVKRISNKSRQGLQEFVSEIATIGRLRHRNLAQLLGWCRRRGDLLLVYDFMPNGSLDKYLFEKPKAILSWEQRFKIAQNVASGLLYLHEGWEQTVIHRDIKAGNVLLDSEMNGRLGDFGLAKLYEHGANPTTTRVAGTLGYLAPELTRTGKPTPSSDVFAFGALLLELVCGRRPIEPKALPEELILVDWVWEKWMAGLILEVVDHRLGGEFDDLEAVVVLKLGLMCSNNSPRARPTMRQVVRYLEGEAALPDAVASPGAYDGKKGGSDGGGTGGEF